One stretch of Halichoerus grypus chromosome 8, mHalGry1.hap1.1, whole genome shotgun sequence DNA includes these proteins:
- the TMX1 gene encoding thioredoxin-related transmembrane protein 1 isoform X2: MTPPGSRVVPVAVLLLLLWGAPWIHGRRSDVRIITDENWKELLEGEWMIEFYAPWCPACQNLQPEWESFAEWGEDLEVNVAKVDVTEQPGLSGRFIITALPTIYHCKDGEFRRYQGPRTKKDFINFISEKEWKSIEPVSSWFGPGSVLMSSMSALFQLSMWIRTCHNYFIEELGLPVWGSYAVFALATLLSGLLLGLCMIFVADCLFPSKRRRPQPYPSRALHGG, encoded by the exons ATGACGCCCCCCGGGAGTCGCGTGGTTCCAGTGGCAGTGTTGCTGCTTTTGCTTTGGGGGGCTCCCTGGATCCACGGGCGGCGGAGCGACGTGCGCATCATCACGGACGAGAACTGGAAAGAGTTGCTGGAAGGAGAGTGGATGATAGAATT TTATGCTCCATGGTGTCCTGCTTGTCAGAATCTTCAACCAGAATGGGAAAGTTTTGCTGAATGGGGAGAAGATCTTGAGGTTAATGTTGCAAAAGTAGATGTCACAGAGCAGCCAG GGCTGAGTGGACGATTTATCATAACTGCTCTTCCTACTATTTATCA TTGTAAAGATGGTGAATTTAGGCGCTATCAGGGCCCAAGGACTAAGAAGGACTTCATAAACTTTATAAGTGAGAAAGAGTGGAAGAGTATTGAACCTGTTTCATCATGGTTTGGTCCAGGTTCTGTTCT gATGAGTAGTATGTCTGCACTCTTTCAGCTATCTATGTGGATCCGG aCTTGCCATAACTATTTTATTGAAGAACTTGGATTACCAGTTTGGGGATCATATGCAGTTTTTGCTTTAGCAACTCTACTTTCAGGACTATTACTAGGACTc TGTATGATATTTGTGGCAGATTGCCTTTTTCCTTCAAAAAGGCGCAGACCACAGCCATACCCTTCTA